A section of the Oryza sativa Japonica Group chromosome 1, ASM3414082v1 genome encodes:
- the LOC4324778 gene encoding uncharacterized protein translates to MGNPPELYHRILNIPRETSPQEIRAAYKSLVKKWHPDKHPPSSKPEAEARFKAITEAYEALLDQQENRAVFGVCCNDGRAGEKAMACGVVGGGGAHIARTRSDDFGARMAPGTPAREFKKVYSSGNSGGRRAFAEFSSSIMRKAPPLERKLDCTLEELCHGCKKEVKFTRDVVTKNGSIVKKEVSQMVLVKPGWKKGNKITFEGMGDERPGCLPADAVFVISEKKHPVFKRVGNDLVLKAEVPLVSALTGWSFSFRLLSGKKVSCSFQDEIICPGYEKIIKGEGMPIADQKGARGDLRVKFEIAFPKQLTDEQRDGLAQILRGCAWD, encoded by the exons ATGGGGAACCCTCCCGAGCTGTACCACCGCATCCTCAACATCCCCAGGGAGACCTCGCCGCAGGAAATCCGCGCCGCCTACAAGAGCCTCGTCAAGAAATGGCACCCCGACAAGCACCCGCCGTCCTCCAAGCCCGAGGCCGAGGCCCGCTTCAAGGCCATCACCGAGGCCTACGAG GCGCTCCTTGACCAGCAGGAGAACAGGGCGGTGTTCGGGGTGTGCTGCAACGACGGCCGCGCGGGCGAGAAGGCCATGGCGTGCGgcgtggtcggcggcggaggggcacACATCGCGAGGACGCGCAGCGACGACTTCGGCGCGAGGATGGCGCCCGGCACGCCGGCGAGGGAGTTCAAGAAGGTGTACAGCTCCGGCAactccggcgggcggcgcgcgtTCGCCGAGTTCTCCAGCTCAATCATGCGCAaggcgccgccgctggagcGCAAGCTCGACTGCACCCTCGAGGAGCTCTGCCACGGCTGCAAGAAGGAGGTCAAGTTCACCCGCGACGTCGTCACCAAGAACGG GTCAATAGTCAAGAAGGAGGTGAGCCAGATGGTGCTGGTGAAACcagggtggaagaaagggaaCAAGATCACATTTGAAGGCATGGGGGATGAGAGGCCAGGGTGCCTACCGGCCGATGCCGTCTTCGTCATATCGGAGAAGAAACACCCTGTCTTCAAGAGGGTAGGCAACGACCTGGTGCTGAAAGCCGAGGTGCCATTGGTGAGCGCGCTCACCGGCTGGTCCTTCTCATTCAGGCTCCTGAGTGGCAAGAAGGTGAGCTGCTCATTTCAGGATGAGATCATCTGCCCAGGATATGAGAAGATCATCAAAGGGGAAGGGATGCCAATTGCCGATCAGAAAGGAGCACGGGGTGATCTAAGGGTGAAGTTTGAGATCGCGTTCCCGAAGCAGCTTACTGACGAGCAACGCGACGGTCTTGCTCAAATTCTGAGAGGATGTGCATGGGATTGA
- the LOC4324779 gene encoding glycosyltransferase BC10-like gives MKAAMADEFKIVLTRKERFLYLAKAVVFLVIFALGVVAGLWTATGPRRCCSTYTNILFPSTTVYRYRGGGGGSFSEFVAPTRLMHDMTDEQLFWRATMAPASSGGAYPFQRVPKVAFMFLAGRGVLPLAPLWERFFRGHEGLFSIYVHAPPGMVLNVSDDSPFYGRQIPSQETSWGSITLMDAEKRLLANALLDFSNDRFVLLSESCIPVQSFPVAYGYLTGSRHSFVEVYYHKGKTCRGRYSRRMEPDITLPQWRKGSQWFELRRDLAVAALTDARYYPLFRRHCRPSCYPDEHYLPTFVAMLHGADNSNRTVTYVDWSRGGAHPATYTAGDVTPELILSIRRSEVPCMYNSRPTTACFLFARKFSADALEPLLNISSTVMQY, from the exons ATGAAGGCCGCCATGGCTGATGAATTCAAGATTGTGCTCACGAGGAAGGAGAGGTTCCTCTACCTCGCCAAAGCCGTCGTGTTCCTTGTGATCTTCGCGCTCGGCGTGGTCGCCGGCCTATGGACGGCCACCGGGCCTCGCCGGTGCTGCAGCACATACACCAACATTCTTTTCCCGAGCACCACCGTGTACCgctaccgcggcggcggcggcggtagcttCTCGGAGTTCGTGGCTCCGACGCGGCTCATGCACGATATGACGGACGAGCAGCTGTTCTGGCGCGCTACGATGGCGCCGGCGTCGTCCGGTGGCGCGTACCCGTTCCAGCGCGTGCCCAAGGTGGCCTTCATGTtcctcgccggccgcggcgTCCTGCCGCTGGCGCCGCTCTGGGAGCGATTCTTCCGTGGACACGAGGGCCTCTTCTCCATCTACGTCCACGCGCCGCCCGGGATGGTGCTCAACGTGTCCGACGACTCGCCGTTCTACGGCCGGCAGATCCCCAGCCAG GAAACCTCATGGGGATCCATAACACTCATGGACGCCGAGAAGCGGCTGCTGGCGAACGCGCTGCTGGACTTCTCCAACGATCGGTTCGTCCTCCTCTCCGAGAGCTGCATACCGGTGCAGAGCTTCCCGGTGGCGTACGGCTACCTCACCGGCTCGCGCCACAGCTTCGTGGAGGTCTACTACCACAAGGGCAAGACGTGCCGCGGCCGGTACAGCCGCCGCATGGAGCCGGACATCACGCTGCCGCAGTGGAGGAAGGGCTCCCAGTGGTTCGAGCTCAGGCGAGACCTCGCCGTGGCCGCCCTGACGGACGCCAGGTACTACCCGCTCTTCCGGCGGCACTGCCGGCCGTCGTGCTACCCCGACGAGCACTACCTCCCGACGTTCGTCGCCATGCTCCACGGCGCGGACAACTCGAACCGCACCGTGACGTACGTCGACTGGTCCAGAGGCGGCGCGCACCCGGCGACGTACACCGCCGGCGACGTCACGCCGGAGCTGATCCTGAGCATCAGGAGGAGCGAGGTGCCCTGCATGTACAACTCCCGGCCGACCACGGCGTGCTTCCTGTTCGCGAGGAAGTTCTCCGCCGACGCGCTGGAGCCGCTGCTCAACATCTCATCGACGGTGATGCAGTACTAG